A window of Methanocaldococcus vulcanius M7 genomic DNA:
GAGTATATCGACTATACAGATAATAACTCCCCTATCCTTAAAGGAGGAATAGGGATCGGTGGAGGAAGAGCTTACTTTGATAATGTGAAAGTTATTCCAATAGATTAGCCAAGTTATCACAATAAATATAAATTATTCGATTACCAAAAACTATATATATGAGCTATTATTATTTAATTTTTGCTTTCGTTCGATAGGTTGAAGGGCGGTGGCTCAGCCTGGTTAGAGTGCTCGGCTGATAACCGAGTGGTCCGGGGTTCGAATCCCCGCCGCCCTATCATAGTTTTCTGTTTTCATATAGAAAATAGTTGGCTGTCAAGTAAAGTGGGACAAGGTATCCTGTTTTGATGAACCTTTTACTAAAAGGTTCGTTTGAATCCCCGCCGCCCTATCATAGTTTTCTAATGTCTATAATCTTTTCTCTATTTTCAAAAACTATATATCGAAGAATTTAAAATTTTAGATTATGTATTTTCAGCAATATCCACATGCACATAAGCCCTCTCAACATTGTTCAATCTTTCTAATCTTTTCTTCACTTCCACTTCCGTATCGTGCATTTCCCTTGCAGATATGTTTGGAGGAACTTCGACATGTAATTCAACATATATTCTCGGCCCAACATACTGAGCCCTTATGTCATGAACTCCAACTACTTTATCAACTTTTAACGCTTCCTCTTTTATAAGATCGAAAAACTCCTTTGGAGGGGACTTTCCAGTTAAGTAATCAATACTTAACTTACATATATCAAAAGCTACTTTTGCAATCATTAACGCCACTATAAGCCCAGCAACCGCATCTCCATAATAAATTCCAAATTTTTGAAGGATCAATCCAATCAATACAACTATACTACTTAAAACATCACTTCTATGATGATAAGCATCTGCAATTAACACTTGATTATTTAATTTTTTCCCGATTAATAGGGAATATCTTGTCATTAACTCCTTAACTATTATGGAAAAAATTGCCACCCCTACCATTATGGCATTTACCTCAATTGTTCCTCCGTTAACTATCCTATCCACTGCGAATTTTCCGATTTCAAACGCTGTAAGAAACAATGCCAATCCGATGAAAAATGAGAATAACGGTTCAAATCTTGAATGTCCGAATGGATGGGACTCATCTGGCGGTTTTGAGGCAATTCTCACACCGATAATTCCTATAACACTTGTTATGACATCAGATAATGAATGAATACCGTCAGAAATTAAAGATATACTTGAATACATATACCCAATTACAATTTTTATAACTCCAAGGAGAATGTTTCCAACAATACTAACAACCATCGGTTTTTCGGCCTCGTTCATGATCTACCTCTTTTCTGTTAGATCCAACTATTAAATGTTTAGAATGCACAAATCATCTAAAAATTAATGACCTTTCCAACATGTCCGTAAACAAAATTTTTCAGTTGAGATAATTTTACACTTGCTTTGAATCCTGTGCAGTGCATTGGCATGATCCAAAACGGTTGGGATTTGAAGTAATTAACTACTTCGTTTAAATATGGTTCAGAAACCCCTCCTAAGTGAAAACCTCCTAAAACACCTTCAATTTCACTTAATTTTTTTCCGTATTCAACTACATTGATAATTCCACTATGTGAACATCCAGTAATTAAAATTCCATTGGCAATTAAGAACATATCATCTTTTAATTCGTCTTCTACTAATTTTCCATTTTTAATGCACATAAATCTTTCCATTTCATATGGAAAAGTCCTCGGAACTTCTCCAGAGACGATTATATTTTTATCGATCTTATATGGTTTAGTTATCATCTCTAAATCAGCTTTTTTTAGAAGATAATTTCTTACTTCATCACTCATTCCAATATACCTTTTCCCAGCATATTTTTCTAAAAACGCATCCTTGTGAACTATAACCTTTCCATTGATCAGTTCGTTATCAATTATGTATTTTAATCCATCACAGTGATCATAATGTCCATGAGATAATACCACATAGTCGAATCCTTCTTTT
This region includes:
- a CDS encoding MBL fold metallo-hydrolase, translated to MIKILVDNTAYKKFFAQHGFSALIESKGKRILFDAGQHPKIIEENLKLFDEKEGFDYVVLSHGHYDHCDGLKYIIDNELINGKVIVHKDAFLEKYAGKRYIGMSDEVRNYLLKKADLEMITKPYKIDKNIIVSGEVPRTFPYEMERFMCIKNGKLVEDELKDDMFLIANGILITGCSHSGIINVVEYGKKLSEIEGVLGGFHLGGVSEPYLNEVVNYFKSQPFWIMPMHCTGFKASVKLSQLKNFVYGHVGKVINF
- a CDS encoding cation diffusion facilitator family transporter, which codes for MNEAEKPMVVSIVGNILLGVIKIVIGYMYSSISLISDGIHSLSDVITSVIGIIGVRIASKPPDESHPFGHSRFEPLFSFFIGLALFLTAFEIGKFAVDRIVNGGTIEVNAIMVGVAIFSIIVKELMTRYSLLIGKKLNNQVLIADAYHHRSDVLSSIVVLIGLILQKFGIYYGDAVAGLIVALMIAKVAFDICKLSIDYLTGKSPPKEFFDLIKEEALKVDKVVGVHDIRAQYVGPRIYVELHVEVPPNISAREMHDTEVEVKKRLERLNNVERAYVHVDIAENT